One window of the Manihot esculenta cultivar AM560-2 chromosome 14, M.esculenta_v8, whole genome shotgun sequence genome contains the following:
- the LOC110631296 gene encoding uncharacterized protein LOC110631296: protein MEDNPRIPMETAAKIIRRSIYTFLQNYQFFTSVAALLAFPFSVSILLSQALVPSSTYLLPTVYNRLQNLFLAAGFPLSSEFFTILNLKLSQTISSSIFTLPFTLTFFLFAKASVIQALNRHKQSSPPSCISIFNPLLFTYVCNSILIISANATAFCLLFISFNFLEGFGFSSRNNLLLLSAAGIVLYSVLLANALIISNFSLVLSGTERSSGCLAILKACVMIRGRTATALALALPVNLALAGIEALFQYRIVRASHRGQTPSSLMALEGMLIAYMYSIILVLDTIATCIFFKTCKQSSCVDQEGRYPYKIEIAGEDINAGHVSLKVSHELP from the coding sequence ATGGAAGATAACCCAAGAATTCCCATGGAAACTGCTGCAAAGATCATCAGAAGATCAATCTACACTTTCCTTCAAAACTATCAATTCTTCACCTCAGTTGCAGCTCTTCTTGCCTTCCCTTTTTCTGTCTCAATTCTGCTCTCTCAAGCCTTAGTCCCCTCTTCAACATATCTCTTGCCAACGGTTTACAATCGCTTGCAGAATCTCTTCCTTGCTGCAGGATTCCCACTGTCATCAGAGTTCTTCACCATTCTTAATCTCAAGCTATCTCAAACAATCTCTTCATCAATCTTCACTCTTCCCTTCACCCtcactttctttctttttgcaAAAGCATCTGTCATTCAAGCTCTTAATCGCCATAAACAATCTTCGCCACCTTCTTGTATTTCCATTTTTAATCCTCTCCTCTTCACCTATGTCTGCAACTCCATCTTGATCATCTCTGCGAATGCAACAGCCTTCTGTCTTTTATTCATTTCTTTCAACTTTCTTGAAGGATTTGGCTTCTCTTCGCGCAACAATCTTCTCCTCCTTTCAGCGGCTGGAATAGTTCTTTATTCTGTTCTTCTTGCCAATGCACTCATAATAAGCAATTTTTCTTTGGTTTTATCCGGCACAGAAAGATCCAGCGGATGCCTGGCGATTCTCAAGGCCTGTGTAATGATTCGTGGAAGGACTGCAACAGCACTGGCGCTTGCCCTGCCTGTCAATTTAGCACTGGCTGGGATTGAGGCTCTGTTTCAATACAGAATTGTGAGAGCTTCTCATAGAGGCCAGACACCTTCTTCTTTGATGGCTCTTGAAGGGATGTTAATCGCATACATGTATTCCATCATTCTTGTTCTTGATACAATTGCTACGTGCATCTTCTTCAAAACCTGTAAGCAAAGTTCTTGCGTGGATCAAGAAGGCAGGTACCCTTACAAGATTGAAATTGCAGGAGAAGATATTAATGCTGGTCATGTAAGCTTAAAGGTCTCGCACGAGCTTCCGTAA